From the genome of candidate division KSB1 bacterium, one region includes:
- a CDS encoding DUF433 domain-containing protein, producing the protein RRSAHRHKMKAAGVKVKSARSQRLAGKISQFLKKNTKICQTTEPLVIGKHLVVDPKVCHGRLTFKNTRVPVSTVLTFLSMGDSIDDILRNWPELSREAVEEAVRWAADLVHKKYPAKRRKARELTHL; encoded by the coding sequence CGCCGAAGCGCACACCGTCACAAAATGAAGGCGGCGGGGGTAAAGGTGAAGTCTGCCCGCAGCCAGCGATTGGCTGGAAAAATCAGCCAATTTTTAAAAAAGAACACTAAAATTTGCCAAACTACAGAGCCTTTAGTAATTGGCAAACATCTCGTGGTTGATCCTAAAGTTTGTCATGGCAGATTGACTTTCAAGAATACCCGGGTTCCTGTTAGCACCGTGCTCACGTTCCTGAGTATGGGCGATTCGATTGACGATATCTTGCGCAATTGGCCGGAACTTTCTCGCGAAGCAGTTGAGGAGGCTGTCCGCTGGGCGGCAGATTTGGTTCATAAAAAGTATCCGGCCAAGAGAAGGAAAGCCCGTGAGCTTACTCATCTTTGA